The following are encoded together in the Triticum dicoccoides isolate Atlit2015 ecotype Zavitan chromosome 6B, WEW_v2.0, whole genome shotgun sequence genome:
- the LOC119322712 gene encoding ribosomal RNA-processing protein 8-like isoform X1, with product MEPQQESTVDDRKRRRRGGVGKRQKDSSSSQQAPRPAPPADAASPLEKRRRKAGEAAAIPKGRKPTSLLEKMRARLSGGHFRMLNEKLYTCSGQDAFDYFKNEPELFDVYHAGYQEQMSHWPEQPVNVIIKWLKSHNKSWTVADFGCGNAAVAKNVKNKVFSIDLVSDDPSVIACDMAHTPLEPSSVDVAIFCLSLMGTNFPSYLQEANRVLKPSGWLLIAEVRSRLDPDTGGADPDKFSEAISQLGFSLISKDEKNKMFVLFYFRKKEKSKVAKNIEWPQLKPCLYKRR from the exons ATGGAACCTCAGCAAGAGTCGACCGTCGACGACCGCAAGAGGCGGCGTAGAGGAGGAGTCGGGAAACGCCAGAAGGATTCTTCTTCCTCACAACAGGCACCTCGGCCTGCCCCTCCAGCGGATGCGGCCTCCCCCCTGGAGAAGCGGCGTCGCAAGGCCGGCGAGGCCGCCGCAATACCCAAGGGGCGCAAGCCTACGAGCCTACTCGAAAAG ATGCGTGCAAGGTTATCTGGAGGTCATTTCAGAATGTTAAACGAGAAACTGTACACTTGCAG TGGCCAGGATGCATTTGACTACTTTAAAAACGAGCCTGAGCTTTTTGACGTG TATCATGCAGGATATCAAGAGCAGATGTCACATTGGCCAGAGCAGCCAGTTAATGTGATAATCAAGTGGTTGAAGAGTCATAACAAATCATGGACCGTTGCTGATTTTGGATGTG GGAATGCAGCAGTTGCTAAAAACGTGAAGAACAAGGTCTTCTCCATCGATCTTGTTTCAGATGACCCTTCAGTGATTGCTTGTGATATGGCTCAT ACCCCATTGGAGCCATCCTCTGTAGATGTGGCGATATTTTGTCTTTCTTTGATGGGAACCAACTTTCCGAGTTATCTACAGGAAGCTAACAGAGTTCTCAAGCCAAG TGGTTGGCTTCTTATTGCGGAAGTGAGGAGTAGGCTAGACCCGGACACCGGAGGTGCTGATCCTGATAAGTTCTCTGAAGCCATCAGCCAGCTTGGCTTTTCCCTTATTTCGAAG GATGAGAAGAACAAAATGTTTGTCCTGTTTTATTTCAGGAAAAAG GAAAAGAGCAAGGTGGCGAAAAACATTGAATGGCCCCAGTTGAAACCTTGCTTATACAAGCGGCGATGA
- the LOC119322712 gene encoding ribosomal RNA-processing protein 8-like isoform X2, protein MEPQQESTVDDRKRRRRGGVGKRQKDSSSSQQAPRPAPPADAASPLEKRRRKAGEAAAIPKGRKPTSLLEKYHAGYQEQMSHWPEQPVNVIIKWLKSHNKSWTVADFGCGNAAVAKNVKNKVFSIDLVSDDPSVIACDMAHTPLEPSSVDVAIFCLSLMGTNFPSYLQEANRVLKPSGWLLIAEVRSRLDPDTGGADPDKFSEAISQLGFSLISKDEKNKMFVLFYFRKKEKSKVAKNIEWPQLKPCLYKRR, encoded by the exons ATGGAACCTCAGCAAGAGTCGACCGTCGACGACCGCAAGAGGCGGCGTAGAGGAGGAGTCGGGAAACGCCAGAAGGATTCTTCTTCCTCACAACAGGCACCTCGGCCTGCCCCTCCAGCGGATGCGGCCTCCCCCCTGGAGAAGCGGCGTCGCAAGGCCGGCGAGGCCGCCGCAATACCCAAGGGGCGCAAGCCTACGAGCCTACTCGAAAAG TATCATGCAGGATATCAAGAGCAGATGTCACATTGGCCAGAGCAGCCAGTTAATGTGATAATCAAGTGGTTGAAGAGTCATAACAAATCATGGACCGTTGCTGATTTTGGATGTG GGAATGCAGCAGTTGCTAAAAACGTGAAGAACAAGGTCTTCTCCATCGATCTTGTTTCAGATGACCCTTCAGTGATTGCTTGTGATATGGCTCAT ACCCCATTGGAGCCATCCTCTGTAGATGTGGCGATATTTTGTCTTTCTTTGATGGGAACCAACTTTCCGAGTTATCTACAGGAAGCTAACAGAGTTCTCAAGCCAAG TGGTTGGCTTCTTATTGCGGAAGTGAGGAGTAGGCTAGACCCGGACACCGGAGGTGCTGATCCTGATAAGTTCTCTGAAGCCATCAGCCAGCTTGGCTTTTCCCTTATTTCGAAG GATGAGAAGAACAAAATGTTTGTCCTGTTTTATTTCAGGAAAAAG GAAAAGAGCAAGGTGGCGAAAAACATTGAATGGCCCCAGTTGAAACCTTGCTTATACAAGCGGCGATGA